A genomic region of Jeotgalibaca ciconiae contains the following coding sequences:
- a CDS encoding YtxH domain-containing protein: protein MGQFKSFVKGLMIGGGLALLFAPKPGKDLRKDLMRKADDTREKAEDYADDLAEKGKTVAENVKDTAKTVGKDAKNTAKENFTNMKDLAEKSAETIERSLEDTANEVDTDHEANEGYKKPFPKTQLDPKIPTTDTTGTTGTTDTPIYPEK from the coding sequence ATGGGACAATTCAAAAGTTTTGTAAAAGGATTAATGATCGGAGGAGGATTAGCCTTATTGTTTGCTCCTAAACCAGGGAAAGATTTACGAAAAGATTTGATGCGTAAAGCAGATGACACTCGTGAAAAAGCAGAAGATTATGCGGATGATTTAGCAGAAAAAGGGAAAACGGTAGCAGAAAATGTAAAAGATACTGCTAAAACAGTAGGTAAAGATGCTAAAAACACTGCGAAAGAAAATTTTACAAATATGAAAGATCTTGCCGAAAAATCGGCAGAGACCATTGAAAGAAGCTTGGAAGACACTGCGAACGAAGTAGATACAGACCACGAAGCTAATGAAGGATATAAAAAACCATTTCCCAAAACACAGCTAGATCCTAAAATCCCAACTACTGATACTACTGGAACAACAGGTACAACAGATACGCCTATTTACCCAGAAAAATAG
- a CDS encoding MurR/RpiR family transcriptional regulator — MIQQNILLTIKDKYSELPESERKIAEVIISDPLNVIQMNAAQLAKRADSSAAAVIRFCRSIHVKGFTELKLQLSAQTNMLQEDLHTDILPGEELEQIKKKLLMNTNYMLEKTNTSLEDGLIESVADLLAECPAIYVYGLGASYIVAMDIKQKFTRLGKQVTCSQDQHELAASMAIAPQGSVYIGVSNSGEKKEGLVLMHLANELGLHTISLTKETNNPLSKLSKLALKTANVVEAPLRSGATISLLSQLYAVDIVFYRFMTKRYDENIKSLERSRKATTDLLHLFNEYSNPE; from the coding sequence ATGATACAACAGAATATTTTATTAACCATTAAAGATAAATATTCTGAACTTCCTGAGTCAGAAAGAAAAATTGCAGAGGTTATCATATCAGACCCTTTGAATGTTATTCAGATGAATGCAGCGCAACTTGCAAAAAGAGCTGATTCGAGTGCTGCAGCGGTTATTCGTTTCTGTCGTTCAATCCATGTAAAAGGGTTTACTGAATTGAAATTACAACTCTCTGCACAAACGAATATGCTGCAAGAAGATTTACATACTGATATTCTTCCGGGCGAAGAGCTGGAACAAATTAAGAAAAAACTACTCATGAATACAAATTATATGTTGGAAAAAACCAACACATCTCTTGAGGATGGATTAATTGAGAGCGTTGCGGATTTACTTGCAGAATGCCCCGCCATATATGTTTATGGACTGGGAGCTTCTTATATAGTGGCAATGGATATTAAACAGAAATTTACTCGTTTAGGTAAGCAAGTGACTTGTTCGCAAGATCAACATGAACTAGCAGCATCGATGGCAATTGCTCCACAAGGATCTGTATATATAGGGGTTTCTAATAGTGGGGAGAAAAAAGAGGGACTCGTTTTAATGCACTTAGCAAATGAGTTGGGGCTGCATACGATTTCTCTTACAAAAGAAACAAACAATCCATTAAGTAAACTGTCTAAACTTGCATTGAAGACTGCCAATGTGGTCGAAGCCCCTTTACGAAGTGGAGCGACGATTTCCTTACTAAGCCAACTGTATGCAGTAGATATTGTATTTTATCGATTTATGACGAAGCGGTACGATGAAAATATTAAGAGTTTAGAACGTTCAAGAAAAGCAACAACGGACTTACTTCACTTATTTAATGAGTATAGTAATCCTGAATGA
- the murQ gene encoding N-acetylmuramic acid 6-phosphate etherase, translating into MNLDKLTTETRNPKTLRLDEMSVSEVLKQMNEEDAKVPAAISEALPQIERAVLSIVESFESDGRLIYMGAGTSGRLGILDAAECVPTFGVSPSMVIGLIAGGDKAMTKAVEGAEDSKELGKEDLKALGLTEKDTVVGIAASGRTPYVIGGLEYAASVGAKTATIACNKNSEISKYSEIPIEVDAGPEVLTGSTRLKAGTAQKLILNMLSTCSMIGIGKVYQNLMVDVQPTNEKLEERSKRIIMQATDCDYETAEKAFESSGKQVKLAIVMLLTGTNKKEAEERLVRAKGFIHHTVEQ; encoded by the coding sequence ATGAATCTAGATAAATTAACAACTGAAACAAGGAATCCAAAGACATTACGACTGGACGAAATGAGCGTTTCAGAAGTGTTAAAGCAAATGAATGAAGAGGACGCAAAAGTACCCGCTGCTATTTCAGAAGCCTTGCCACAAATTGAGAGAGCAGTCTTGTCCATTGTTGAGTCTTTTGAATCAGATGGGCGCTTGATTTACATGGGTGCTGGGACAAGCGGACGATTAGGTATTTTGGATGCTGCTGAATGTGTACCGACATTTGGTGTTTCGCCGTCAATGGTAATTGGCTTAATTGCTGGCGGAGACAAAGCGATGACAAAAGCAGTAGAAGGTGCGGAAGATTCGAAAGAATTAGGAAAAGAAGATTTGAAGGCACTAGGTTTAACAGAAAAAGACACGGTTGTGGGGATTGCAGCGAGCGGTAGAACACCTTACGTAATCGGCGGATTGGAATATGCGGCTTCTGTAGGTGCAAAGACTGCAACGATTGCATGTAATAAAAATTCAGAAATTAGTAAATACAGCGAAATCCCTATAGAAGTGGATGCAGGACCAGAAGTTTTGACTGGTTCAACAAGGTTAAAAGCAGGTACCGCTCAAAAGTTAATATTAAACATGTTATCGACTTGCTCCATGATCGGAATCGGAAAAGTCTACCAAAACCTAATGGTCGATGTGCAACCAACCAACGAAAAGCTGGAAGAACGATCAAAAAGAATTATTATGCAAGCGACAGATTGTGATTATGAAACTGCTGAGAAAGCATTTGAATCTTCTGGCAAGCAAGTGAAATTGGCAATTGTCATGCTGTTAACAGGCACAAATAAAAAGGAGGCTGAGGAAAGACTGGTTCGAGCAAAAGGATTTATTCATCATACCGTAGAGCAATAG
- a CDS encoding PTS transporter subunit EIIC: MASKEQQLAKDIYSKIGGSGNVSKVYNCMTRVRIDLRDENQVDVDALKKVTGVMGVVEDGNNLQVVVGPGTANKVAVEMADMAGKEKGDTVPENLDKELTSGRAEAERRAQEVKSQQKQKNNTPFKRALKIIASIFVPLIPAFVGAGIIGGIASIIQNLMTAGTIDAEAWNAIFSVLKILQNGLFAYLNIYVGINAAKVFGATEGLGGIIGGVVLLNGMNPEAPLQNIFTGDPLAANQGGIIGVIVAVFLLSVVEKNLRKVVPNAVDIIVTPTLTLLVVGLLTIFIIMPIAGVVSTSLVGGITWVLDVGGAFAGFVLGALFLPMVMFGLHQILTPIHIEMIASPAGKTLLLPILAMAGAGQVGAAIALWVRCRKNKQLTNIIKGSLPVGILGIGEPLIYAVSLPLGRPFITACIGGGIGGAVIGAIGNIGATAIGPSGVALIPLIPDGMWWGYVLGLVAAYIGGFIVTYFFGVPKEAMEPTELDGSTTNTEDLLANL, encoded by the coding sequence ATGGCTTCAAAAGAACAACAATTAGCAAAAGATATTTACAGTAAAATTGGCGGATCTGGAAATGTCAGTAAAGTTTATAATTGTATGACGCGTGTTCGAATTGATCTTCGTGATGAGAATCAAGTAGATGTGGATGCTCTTAAAAAAGTAACCGGAGTTATGGGGGTCGTAGAAGATGGAAATAATCTTCAGGTAGTTGTTGGACCGGGGACTGCTAATAAAGTAGCCGTAGAAATGGCAGACATGGCTGGTAAAGAAAAAGGAGACACGGTTCCAGAGAACCTGGATAAAGAACTGACCTCTGGACGTGCAGAAGCAGAGAGAAGAGCGCAAGAAGTAAAAAGCCAACAAAAGCAAAAAAATAACACTCCATTTAAACGTGCCTTAAAAATCATTGCAAGTATTTTCGTGCCATTGATTCCGGCATTTGTCGGTGCAGGAATTATCGGTGGGATTGCTTCCATTATTCAGAATTTAATGACCGCTGGTACCATCGATGCAGAAGCATGGAATGCAATTTTCAGTGTTTTAAAAATTCTTCAAAATGGACTATTTGCTTATTTGAATATTTATGTAGGTATTAATGCAGCTAAAGTATTTGGTGCGACAGAAGGACTCGGAGGAATTATTGGGGGAGTGGTTCTATTAAATGGTATGAATCCAGAAGCACCCTTACAAAATATCTTTACCGGTGATCCACTCGCGGCGAATCAAGGTGGTATTATTGGCGTAATCGTTGCAGTGTTTTTGCTGTCAGTAGTGGAGAAAAACCTTCGAAAAGTAGTTCCCAATGCTGTTGACATTATTGTTACGCCAACCCTTACTTTGTTAGTAGTAGGATTATTGACAATCTTTATCATCATGCCGATCGCAGGAGTTGTCTCAACAAGTCTAGTTGGCGGAATTACATGGGTATTGGATGTTGGTGGAGCATTTGCCGGATTTGTTTTAGGAGCGCTGTTCTTGCCAATGGTTATGTTTGGTTTACACCAAATCTTAACACCAATCCATATTGAAATGATTGCTTCTCCAGCAGGAAAAACTCTGTTATTGCCAATTTTAGCGATGGCAGGTGCAGGACAAGTCGGTGCGGCAATTGCGCTTTGGGTAAGATGCCGTAAAAACAAACAGCTAACAAATATTATTAAAGGTTCTCTTCCGGTAGGTATCTTAGGGATAGGCGAGCCATTGATTTACGCAGTGAGCTTGCCGTTAGGCCGACCATTCATTACAGCGTGTATTGGTGGTGGTATCGGTGGTGCTGTGATTGGTGCAATTGGAAACATTGGTGCTACTGCAATCGGACCAAGCGGAGTTGCATTGATTCCACTAATTCCAGATGGAATGTGGTGGGGATATGTGCTGGGATTAGTTGCAGCTTATATCGGCGGATTCATCGTAACGTATTTCTTTGGTGTTCCAAAAGAAGCAATGGAGCCAACAGAATTAGATGGATCGACTACAAATACAGAGGACTTGTTAGCTAATTTATAG
- a CDS encoding DUF871 domain-containing protein — translation MYGFSVFLNEEINSDTISYMNQLYQNGFRGVFTSIHIPEDDDSKYLARLQKLGEFTKEKQIELVVDISGSALEKLNVSLDDVTPLMDMGLTGIRIDYGVAMEDVAKLSKQMNVVLNASTISENDIQELKKCDADFSRMEAWHNYYPRPETGLGKQDFCKQNKWLKKAGLKVMAFVPGDEEKRGPLHEGLPTLEKHRESHPLGAALELEQDCFVDKVYIGDPKVKEETLEKFSSYLKNQTILFHAVALTDAVGKERIFGKHTNRMDAARDVIRSQESRLKSSGPMEKGTIMKRSIGSITIDNDEYGRYAGEVQITKRSLPEDERVNVVGRISEDELSLLEYCGPGQKFEIVWEE, via the coding sequence GAATCAGCTATACCAAAACGGCTTTCGAGGTGTTTTTACATCCATTCATATCCCTGAAGATGATGATAGCAAATATCTTGCTCGTTTACAAAAGCTAGGGGAATTTACAAAAGAAAAACAAATCGAACTCGTAGTAGATATTTCCGGTTCAGCGTTAGAGAAATTAAATGTGTCACTGGATGATGTCACTCCGCTGATGGATATGGGGTTGACGGGTATTCGAATTGATTATGGTGTGGCAATGGAAGATGTCGCTAAGCTTAGTAAGCAGATGAATGTAGTTTTGAATGCAAGTACAATTTCAGAAAACGACATTCAAGAATTAAAAAAGTGTGATGCTGATTTTTCTCGCATGGAAGCATGGCATAATTACTATCCGCGACCAGAGACTGGTTTAGGAAAGCAGGATTTTTGCAAGCAGAATAAATGGCTGAAAAAAGCTGGATTAAAAGTAATGGCATTTGTTCCTGGTGATGAAGAAAAAAGAGGACCTTTGCACGAAGGGCTGCCTACTCTCGAAAAACATCGTGAAAGTCATCCATTGGGGGCAGCTTTAGAATTAGAACAAGATTGTTTTGTAGATAAAGTTTATATTGGAGATCCGAAGGTTAAGGAAGAAACGTTGGAAAAATTCTCTTCTTATTTAAAAAATCAAACGATTTTGTTTCATGCGGTAGCTTTGACGGATGCAGTTGGAAAAGAACGGATATTTGGCAAGCATACGAATCGGATGGATGCTGCGAGGGATGTTATTCGTAGCCAAGAATCACGGCTAAAAAGCAGCGGACCCATGGAAAAAGGAACAATCATGAAACGGTCAATTGGATCAATTACAATCGATAATGATGAGTACGGCAGGTATGCCGGAGAAGTGCAAATCACCAAACGGAGTTTACCGGAAGACGAACGAGTAAATGTAGTAGGCAGAATATCTGAAGATGAATTATCTTTGTTAGAGTATTGTGGTCCGGGCCAAAAATTTGAGATTGTTTGGGAGGAGTAA
- a CDS encoding LapA family protein, producing the protein MTVIAFLLLVLLAAIAFLNMETIALNLFFISVSLPLWALILAVALAGMLIAALFSGATRGNARARQEEDKEELRLELEQKEKELETANKEKETIANKVRQETEMEFQMQQKEEEIDNLYRRIALMEEQNQNYDEKNSNESNPTDDEVIIIPATDQSDDYNESYPNSPTVEPETLDLKEDADLRDRKI; encoded by the coding sequence ATGACAGTCATTGCTTTTCTTTTGTTAGTGCTATTAGCAGCTATTGCTTTTTTGAACATGGAAACCATTGCTCTTAATCTCTTCTTTATAAGTGTGTCTCTTCCACTTTGGGCACTCATTTTAGCGGTGGCTCTCGCAGGGATGCTTATTGCTGCACTCTTCTCAGGAGCTACAAGAGGAAATGCCCGCGCACGTCAGGAAGAGGATAAAGAAGAGCTTCGTTTAGAACTGGAACAAAAAGAAAAAGAGCTAGAAACAGCAAACAAGGAAAAAGAAACCATCGCTAATAAAGTACGCCAGGAAACTGAGATGGAGTTCCAAATGCAGCAAAAAGAGGAAGAAATTGACAATTTATACAGGCGGATTGCATTAATGGAAGAACAAAATCAAAACTATGATGAAAAAAATTCTAATGAGTCTAATCCAACTGATGATGAAGTTATTATTATTCCTGCAACTGATCAATCGGATGATTACAATGAAAGTTATCCAAACAGTCCAACGGTAGAACCAGAAACTTTAGATCTTAAAGAAGATGCTGATTTAAGAGACCGTAAAATATAG